Genomic DNA from Rhodothermales bacterium:
TGCGGCCGTCGAGGGTGGATTCAACTATGTGCTTCTGCCGGGCGCCAACAGCCTGGCTCCGACCACCGTTCGCTGGTGGGAGGACGTGGATTACCGCAGCCTGCAGGCGACGGCCACCGAGCAGGTGGACCTGGCCTTCCTGCGGTCCCGCCGCCGCGCCCAGCGCGAGCCGACTCGCCGTGAGGCCCTGGAGCCTACGCCGGCCGTGCTCATGCCGCTGGACGCCGGTACCCAGGACTACGTGACCCGCTTCAACGCGGTGGAGCGAGCCGGCGGCCTGTACGTGCTGCCCTTCTATCCCGAGTCCGAGCGTGCCGGTTCGGTGCGCACCGGCCAGCTGCGCGATGTCCTGGCGATGGCCCAGGAGCGCGGCACCTGGACGGCGACCGTCAATGACATTCTGCGCTGGTGGACCCAGATGGGTGGCATCTCCGTGGCCGTCGCGGATGGTCCGGATGAGGAGTTCGTCATCGATGTTACCAACCGCGGCAACGAGTCCGTCTCCGGCGTGACGCTGGAGTTGCACCTGGGTGATGTCGGGTTCGACAACCTGGAAGGCGATGTCGGCGCGAACCTCGTGGCCGGCGACCTCGACGGGACCTACCTGCTGCTCATCGATCGTTTGCCCACAGGAACCAGCCGATTCAGCCTGAACCTGTTCTGATTTTCGCCGCCTGCGAGGCGGCACTGAATACACGTCCCTCGCAACCGGGACGTGTGCGTCGGGGAGAGGCGTCCTGTAGTCCGAAAGGATTGCAGGACGTCTCTATTTTTTGGGGGTTGGTGCGGGAGGGGCTGGTGCGGCTCGGGCGCAGTTCGGGCGGCTCGGGGACTCGGCGCGGCGCGGCGCGGCGCGGCTCAGGCTGGGGCGGCTCGGGGACTCGGCGCGGCTCGGGCCAGGCCAGGCCCGGTCGAGCGCTCCGGAGTGGAATTGCGACCCCTGATTCCATGTTTGGCGGCTGTGCCTGGGGCTCGATGTGGACTAGCGGCCCTGATTCCACAAGCACGGCGGGCGTCCGGCGGTTCCGGGTGTAATGGCGGGCCAGGATTCCACAACTGGGGCTCATGGCCGCCGCTCACGGCGGGAATGACCGCCGCTCACGGCGAGCATGGCTGCCGGACCAGGCCAGAATAGTGTCAAACTGCCATTGCCCGACGCGTGGGAAGGCGCATCTTACGGTGTCGGAGACCCCGGCAATTCTCCGTTGTCTACGTTAGGCACCTTCACCCTCAGGCATGAGCAGACCCCAACCCTGGCAGTGGGCCGGCGGCGTCCTCCTGGTCGCAGTCCTTGGCCTTCTGATGTACGGCTTCTGGCCACAACTGACCGGTGCGGCTGATGAGGCGGGTCCGGAGCGGCCGGAATCCGAAGGCTCCTCCAGACGCGCCAATGTCGACGTGCAGATCATCGAGCCGCGCGATTTCGTGCTTCGTGCCGAAGCCACCGGTCACCTGCGCCCGTGGCGGGCTACCAAAGTCAGCGCCGAAGCGTCCGGCCGGGTAGTCGCGAGACCGCATGAGGAGGGTGACTTCGTGCGTCAGGGCACCGTTCTCCTGCAAATGGACTTCAGAGAGCAGGAAATCGCGCTGGCCGAGGCAGAGAGCGAGCTACTCAAGGCCCAGAGCGAGTTCGCAACATTCACCGCGTTTCGCTCTGATGTCGAGGTCGACTCCAGCGCCGTGCGCATCGCCCGGGAGCAGTTCGCGAACGCGGTGCAAGCGCGCGAAGAGGGTCAGATCACCGAACGAGAATTGACCCAGGCTCGTCGCACTCTCGACATCGCCTTGCTCCGTGCGGGAAATAGGCGCTCGGAAGTCGAAGCGGTCGTGTCCGGGCTCGCTCAGGCAGAAAGCCGCGCCGCCCGGGCCCGCCTCAACCTGGAGCGCATGCAGGTGGTGGCTCCATTCTCCGGATTCATCGCAGACATCGAGGTGGAGGTGGGCCAGCGCATCGGGGCGGGACAGGAACTGCTGCAGCTGCTCCAGACCTCCCGGATGCGCGTCCAGGTGGATGTCCTGGAGTCGGACCTGGCGCGTATCAGCCGTGGCGGGACGGCCCGCGTTCGCATCCCCGCACTGGACGATGAGGTCGTGCAGGGCCGTGTCCATGCCATAAATCCAAGCGTCGATCCAGACAAGGGTACCGGGCGCATCACGGTTGCCCTCGACAATTCTTCCGGCCGCCTGGTTTCCGGGCTGTTTGCCTACGTGGAACTGGAGGCCGGTCGTCTCGCAGACCGCGTAGTCGTGCCGACCGAGGCCTTGCTTGTGCGCCAGGGCAGGGACCTGGTTTTCCTGGTCGATGGTGGGCGCGCCAAGTGGACCTACGTCACGGTGGGTCGGCGCTCCGGCGACGCCGTGGAGATCGTCGAGCCACTCGTGGCCGGCGATTCACTGGCCGTGTCGGGACACCACGCACTCTCCCACGATGCCGCTGTGCGCGTGGAAAAGGTAGTAGCGCACGCCCAATGAGAAAGCCGCTTCAAACGCGTCTGGTGTGGTTGGCGTTGTGCATGCCATTGGTGCTGCCGGCAAGCGCGCAGGACCCCAACCCGTTCCTCGCGCACATCACGCCCATGGCGGAGGCTGAGGACATCGAGTCCGGGGCATTTGCCCAGTACTTCGAGCGTGTAGGCCGCTGGGACTTTGCA
This window encodes:
- a CDS encoding efflux RND transporter periplasmic adaptor subunit — encoded protein: MSRPQPWQWAGGVLLVAVLGLLMYGFWPQLTGAADEAGPERPESEGSSRRANVDVQIIEPRDFVLRAEATGHLRPWRATKVSAEASGRVVARPHEEGDFVRQGTVLLQMDFREQEIALAEAESELLKAQSEFATFTAFRSDVEVDSSAVRIAREQFANAVQAREEGQITERELTQARRTLDIALLRAGNRRSEVEAVVSGLAQAESRAARARLNLERMQVVAPFSGFIADIEVEVGQRIGAGQELLQLLQTSRMRVQVDVLESDLARISRGGTARVRIPALDDEVVQGRVHAINPSVDPDKGTGRITVALDNSSGRLVSGLFAYVELEAGRLADRVVVPTEALLVRQGRDLVFLVDGGRAKWTYVTVGRRSGDAVEIVEPLVAGDSLAVSGHHALSHDAAVRVEKVVAHAQ